One region of Endozoicomonas sp. Mp262 genomic DNA includes:
- a CDS encoding outer membrane protein transport protein: MKISTFTLSTLAISIANTAVASGFEGVTQWNAKHGALGGTGASYVNDSSSIFFNPAGLAFTEHNDIALHIAIFDMDKDVPVAAADSQHTNDIKHPYRGGFTGNYRLDDQWVLGYGIFNVGGTNQVYKDITVGQNNNTLTDDFSSYLNIMEANLSLGYKIDKNWSVGAGLRYTWFASELQSLASVQSSPTMISGLRSEYKELTGHHFGGVRLGIMYRADDNQWGAGFSYRSKVKTDQEGKHHMRVNTPVVSEYRDQNVKTESILPEQFSVGVDYRITPDLQLFGEYTFTRYSDIEKIEFVPDNLAVAEIATINTDWKDRHTYKIGSEYSGSSWPVRTGYSYTTQVVPDERATSTFSIPAPLHIASIGTGKTFFDNALVLDMTIGYAWYETKNLDNNSTLKGSYSEKTLWVMASTKYLF; encoded by the coding sequence ATGAAAATAAGCACATTTACTCTCTCTACGCTCGCCATTAGCATCGCCAATACTGCTGTAGCATCAGGATTTGAAGGTGTTACCCAGTGGAATGCAAAGCACGGCGCACTTGGGGGCACCGGAGCATCTTACGTCAATGACTCCAGTTCTATTTTTTTTAATCCCGCCGGTTTAGCCTTTACCGAACATAACGATATAGCGCTACACATTGCGATTTTTGACATGGACAAAGACGTGCCGGTTGCCGCAGCAGACAGCCAGCATACCAACGACATAAAGCACCCCTATCGGGGGGGGTTCACCGGTAACTATCGGCTCGATGACCAATGGGTGTTGGGGTACGGTATCTTTAACGTCGGCGGGACAAACCAGGTGTATAAAGATATTACGGTAGGTCAAAACAACAATACACTGACTGATGATTTCAGCTCCTACCTGAATATCATGGAAGCAAACCTGTCTCTCGGTTATAAGATCGACAAAAACTGGTCTGTCGGGGCCGGACTGCGTTATACATGGTTTGCCAGTGAGCTGCAATCGCTGGCCTCTGTTCAGAGTTCCCCTACCATGATCAGCGGTTTACGAAGTGAATACAAAGAACTGACAGGCCATCACTTTGGCGGGGTTCGGCTAGGTATCATGTATCGGGCTGACGATAATCAATGGGGAGCAGGTTTCAGCTATCGTTCCAAAGTCAAGACCGACCAGGAAGGAAAGCATCACATGCGCGTCAACACGCCGGTCGTGTCTGAGTATCGGGATCAAAACGTCAAAACCGAATCCATACTGCCTGAACAATTCAGCGTAGGTGTCGATTACCGGATAACCCCGGACCTGCAATTATTCGGTGAATACACTTTCACCCGCTACAGCGATATTGAAAAAATAGAATTTGTGCCCGACAATCTTGCCGTGGCTGAAATAGCGACCATTAACACCGACTGGAAAGACAGGCACACCTACAAAATCGGTAGTGAGTACAGTGGTTCATCGTGGCCTGTGCGAACAGGGTACAGTTATACAACTCAAGTTGTACCTGATGAACGTGCCACATCTACGTTCAGCATCCCTGCCCCGCTGCACATCGCCAGCATCGGTACAGGGAAAACTTTCTTCGATAATGCACTGGTACTGGATATGACTATCGGTTACGCATGGTACGAAACTAAAAATCTGGATAATAACTCAACACTGAAAGGAAGTTATTCCGAAAAAACGCTATGGGTTATGGCAAGTACAAAATACCTGTTTTAA
- a CDS encoding VUT family protein: MKGRNGNIFPEDLETFIAEQRTEALSRKDKEQLAMAIQNHPHVRADVGIFNSIVFSLNSVSPCLLFLSVMFPVMLILMSAVYWVRVELNLGITTLHMGMAGFLYPLSFITLDTITENYGRYKARTVLYSTCVFFLLSAGLLKLGMLLATEIPANIEKLPTLLLSHGIGLFIVDRINISLFTYLRKLTENRNLILRSFVSSALCSSLYLAMASVMVYKENALTPEITTLLYESVKTTIIFLIFYTPLFYLMVRTTKHIDKTLHARNKERLKQFKKKQTKFNL, from the coding sequence ATGAAAGGGCGCAACGGGAATATTTTTCCTGAAGATTTAGAAACCTTTATCGCAGAACAGCGCACAGAAGCACTTTCACGAAAAGATAAAGAGCAACTGGCGATGGCGATACAGAACCACCCTCATGTCAGGGCGGATGTTGGAATATTCAATTCGATTGTATTCTCTTTAAACAGCGTATCGCCTTGCTTGTTGTTTTTAAGTGTCATGTTCCCCGTCATGTTGATACTAATGTCTGCGGTCTACTGGGTGCGCGTGGAGCTTAATCTGGGTATCACAACATTGCATATGGGTATGGCCGGTTTCCTCTACCCACTAAGTTTTATCACCCTGGACACGATCACTGAGAATTATGGACGGTATAAAGCACGGACCGTTCTGTACTCAACCTGTGTTTTTTTCCTACTGAGTGCCGGGCTGCTGAAATTAGGAATGCTGCTCGCAACAGAAATACCTGCCAACATAGAAAAACTACCCACACTACTTCTCTCACACGGCATAGGTCTATTCATTGTCGATAGAATCAATATATCGCTATTCACCTACCTGCGAAAATTAACCGAAAACCGAAACCTTATCCTGCGGAGTTTTGTATCCAGCGCCTTATGCAGCTCCCTTTATCTGGCAATGGCCTCTGTCATGGTTTATAAAGAAAATGCCCTAACCCCTGAAATAACCACCCTGCTATACGAATCTGTTAAAACGACTATTATATTCCTGATCTTTTACACCCCGCTTTTCTATCTCATGGTGCGTACCACCAAGCATATTGATAAAACACTACATGCCAGAAACAAAGAACGGTTAAAGCAATTTAAGAAAAAACAAACAAAATTCAACCTTTAA
- a CDS encoding helix-turn-helix domain-containing protein: MKHETETLSDRLKETLEVRNIRPSQLAKLANVDRSYITRLLKGSVKEPYKYGDRLADILNISKNWLITGEGSPEKEATSIPYESIVTTELKARILPLTTESSVKGTGINGAKKNISERIIKIPFTIEKDIEAWFFQEEINCFKKNTLLITEKGYTPGSGIFLGFNGTTPVLVHKIDTLNGQQYVNKCPDTRLKGQIIFMADWSNSQIITS, translated from the coding sequence ATGAAGCATGAAACAGAAACCTTGAGTGATCGTTTAAAGGAGACGTTGGAAGTTAGGAATATTCGTCCTTCTCAACTGGCTAAATTGGCTAATGTGGACAGAAGTTATATCACGCGATTACTTAAAGGATCGGTTAAAGAGCCTTATAAATATGGAGATCGGCTAGCCGATATTCTGAATATTTCAAAAAACTGGCTAATCACAGGGGAGGGTTCACCAGAGAAAGAAGCAACAAGCATACCTTACGAGTCAATCGTTACTACTGAATTAAAAGCGCGTATATTGCCCTTAACTACAGAGAGCAGCGTGAAAGGTACAGGAATTAATGGCGCTAAAAAAAATATTTCAGAACGCATCATAAAGATTCCGTTCACTATCGAAAAAGATATTGAGGCATGGTTTTTTCAGGAAGAGATCAACTGTTTCAAAAAAAATACATTACTCATTACAGAAAAAGGATATACACCGGGAAGCGGTATATTTCTAGGATTCAACGGTACTACGCCGGTATTGGTTCATAAGATAGATACTTTGAACGGTCAGCAATACGTGAATAAATGCCCTGACACCAGACTGAAAGGACAGATTATTTTTATGGCTGACTGGAGCAATAGTCAAATTATAACCAGTTAA
- a CDS encoding transposase: MPLTKPRTIAEKLLKIVSDEAGQIPDFRKKSQHDKIVLHDAVMSGLAVMHLKYPSLLAFDQDCVNNPDRLKNLKSMYNVSCVPSDTYLRDLIDPIETRYLRKFFTRLFAFVQRSGRLKQFTYFEEGYLAPIDGTGHFCSGKISCPECCVKKPGSKNPQYYHQLLACCLVKPGKKEVLPLMPEPIIKQVDASKNDCEKVALKRLLANLSREHPHLPLVLTFDDLYSDGPTIKLVKSFGYSFIMVAKDSTHESLYQAVDELDCADKVVRYEYTDDKGFTHWFRFVNGAPINKSHPDVLVNFLEYIEIDPEGNKKYVNTWVTDIELSAENVNKFMRGARAKWKIENETFNTLKTQGYHLEHNYGHGKQHLASNLACLTFTAFLINQIEQLSCKLFQEALKIKKSKKAFWHAIRGLFDWFCIDNWTDVFTAIIEGRSVSLKLLTVDTT, from the coding sequence GTGCCGCTAACGAAACCAAGAACCATTGCTGAAAAACTGCTCAAAATAGTCTCTGATGAAGCGGGTCAAATTCCAGACTTTCGCAAGAAAAGCCAACATGACAAAATTGTCCTTCATGATGCGGTCATGAGTGGCCTGGCAGTCATGCACCTGAAATACCCTTCATTACTGGCTTTTGATCAGGATTGTGTCAATAACCCAGATAGGCTCAAGAACTTAAAGTCGATGTACAATGTCAGCTGTGTCCCCAGTGATACCTATCTGAGGGATCTGATTGACCCTATCGAAACACGCTATTTAAGGAAGTTCTTTACCCGCCTGTTTGCCTTTGTGCAACGATCTGGGCGGCTTAAGCAGTTCACTTATTTTGAGGAAGGGTATCTTGCGCCTATCGATGGTACGGGGCACTTTTGCTCAGGGAAGATTAGTTGTCCTGAGTGTTGTGTAAAAAAGCCAGGCAGCAAAAATCCGCAATACTACCATCAGTTACTGGCCTGCTGTCTGGTAAAGCCGGGCAAGAAAGAAGTATTACCTTTAATGCCTGAACCCATCATCAAACAAGTTGATGCGTCAAAGAATGATTGTGAGAAGGTAGCGCTCAAGCGGCTATTGGCGAATTTATCCAGAGAGCATCCGCACCTGCCACTGGTTCTGACTTTTGATGACCTGTACTCAGATGGACCGACCATCAAGTTGGTAAAGTCCTTTGGCTATAGCTTCATTATGGTGGCAAAGGATTCAACCCATGAGTCGTTATACCAGGCCGTCGATGAGCTGGATTGTGCAGACAAAGTGGTGCGCTATGAATATACCGATGATAAAGGGTTTACGCACTGGTTCCGGTTTGTGAATGGTGCCCCCATTAACAAGTCACACCCGGATGTGCTGGTTAACTTTCTCGAATATATAGAAATTGATCCAGAGGGCAACAAGAAGTACGTCAACACCTGGGTCACGGACATTGAGCTTTCAGCCGAGAACGTGAATAAATTCATGCGAGGAGCACGCGCTAAATGGAAAATTGAAAACGAAACGTTCAATACACTGAAAACACAGGGCTACCATCTCGAACACAATTACGGGCACGGAAAGCAGCATCTGGCCAGCAATCTGGCATGCCTGACTTTTACGGCCTTCCTCATCAACCAGATAGAACAACTGTCTTGCAAGCTCTTCCAGGAAGCGCTCAAGATAAAAAAGTCTAAAAAGGCATTCTGGCATGCCATACGAGGGCTGTTTGACTGGTTCTGCATTGATAACTGGACAGACGTATTTACAGCTATCATTGAAGGGCGAAGTGTGAGCTTGAAGTTGCTGACTGTCGATACGACATAG
- a CDS encoding HD domain-containing protein, with protein sequence MDIEEKAKQFATKAHASIDQRRKYTNEPYINHPAAVVEIVRSVPHTPEMLAAAWLHDTVENTPVTLEEIESNFGKHVMSLVENLTDISKPEDGSRKHRKELDRHHTAIASPEAKTIKLADLIDNTKSIVERDPKFAKVYLEEKRLLLEVLKEGDEKLWKQAYSLAYT encoded by the coding sequence ATGGATATTGAAGAAAAAGCAAAACAGTTTGCGACTAAGGCTCATGCCAGCATAGACCAGCGCAGGAAGTACACCAACGAACCGTACATTAATCATCCTGCCGCAGTGGTTGAGATTGTTCGTTCAGTGCCGCACACGCCTGAAATGCTTGCTGCTGCATGGTTGCATGACACGGTTGAAAATACACCAGTCACTCTGGAAGAAATCGAGTCTAACTTTGGCAAGCACGTTATGTCACTGGTCGAGAACCTGACTGACATTAGCAAGCCTGAAGATGGTTCACGCAAACACCGGAAAGAACTAGATCGTCACCATACCGCTATTGCTTCACCTGAAGCGAAGACAATTAAGCTGGCAGACCTGATCGACAACACGAAAAGCATTGTTGAACGTGACCCTAAATTTGCAAAGGTGTATCTGGAAGAAAAGCGTCTGCTGCTGGAAGTTTTGAAAGAAGGCGATGAAAAACTATGGAAGCAGGCATATAGTCTCGCCTACACATAA
- a CDS encoding DUF3426 domain-containing protein, protein MTTLTSEVTRCPRCQTAFRITKTQLKAANGAVRCGSCLKVFNAMTAKHQNSPNDQKKAAPTRNPTSQPESQPPLPPAKKSKKNVETSTRKITADTLPLLDSKIELIAKDLENTRPTRIFNHKLWLQRAGWSSLTLALVTIIFLQYLVFNKNRLSLEPNYRSFYLTLCQYLNCSLPPFVDTAQIKSMELIIRKHSQKKGVLIMDAIIINESVHPQAFPLIELEFTDLNETPIAGRVIRPHEYLGGELTGTRDMPSNRPIRLGLEIIDPGQEAVNYSLTFLPNETPSSTP, encoded by the coding sequence ATGACGACACTGACCTCCGAAGTCACTCGCTGCCCACGCTGTCAAACAGCATTCCGGATAACCAAGACACAACTTAAAGCTGCTAATGGCGCTGTTCGCTGTGGCTCATGCCTTAAAGTATTTAATGCCATGACAGCGAAACACCAGAACAGCCCCAATGACCAAAAGAAAGCGGCACCAACCCGCAACCCAACCTCCCAGCCTGAAAGCCAGCCACCTCTTCCTCCTGCAAAAAAATCAAAAAAGAACGTTGAAACTTCAACCAGGAAAATAACAGCAGACACCCTTCCTTTACTGGATAGTAAAATCGAGCTTATCGCCAAAGACCTGGAAAACACCCGGCCCACCAGGATCTTCAACCACAAGCTCTGGTTACAAAGAGCAGGCTGGAGCAGCTTGACACTGGCCCTGGTGACTATAATTTTTCTGCAATACCTTGTCTTTAATAAAAACAGGCTATCCCTTGAGCCAAACTACAGAAGCTTCTATCTCACACTGTGTCAGTATTTAAACTGCTCACTTCCCCCCTTCGTGGATACCGCTCAAATAAAAAGCATGGAACTGATTATCCGGAAACATTCGCAAAAAAAAGGCGTATTAATAATGGATGCCATCATCATCAATGAGTCAGTCCATCCCCAGGCTTTTCCATTAATTGAGCTTGAATTTACTGATCTCAATGAAACTCCCATTGCCGGAAGAGTTATCAGGCCCCATGAGTACCTCGGTGGCGAGCTTACGGGGACAAGGGATATGCCCAGCAACCGCCCTATACGGCTAGGCCTTGAAATAATTGACCCTGGTCAAGAAGCAGTCAATTACTCACTGACATTTCTTCCGAATGAGACGCCCTCTTCAACCCCTTGA
- a CDS encoding helix-turn-helix domain-containing protein, translating into MVLKVSPEKWNQTRDCLLQQSIHASHPRTRERFSALYQVSQGDSASNVAKQLGRRLDTVTNWIHLYHDSGPEAMTYKRTGGRPPFAK; encoded by the coding sequence ATGGTATTGAAAGTCTCTCCAGAAAAGTGGAATCAAACCAGGGATTGCCTGCTTCAGCAATCCATACATGCTTCTCATCCCCGTACACGTGAGCGTTTTTCGGCGCTTTATCAAGTTTCTCAGGGAGACTCAGCCTCTAACGTCGCTAAGCAACTGGGGCGTCGCCTTGATACCGTCACGAACTGGATTCACCTCTACCATGATAGCGGGCCTGAAGCCATGACTTATAAACGGACAGGTGGCCGCCCCCCTTTTGCCAAATAA
- a CDS encoding IS630 family transposase gives MDRNLEKAASQEYSPIRPRWTLKYLVQWCWDQFQVRCCRETIRQALKRLGYSWKKAKKLLNKADTGKRADFLETLKPLLSKAMFQKRLLVYIDEAHIHQETDIGYGWSRKGERFWVSSHSPKLADKITFYGIYYYNLGQVRIWPYPCGRKEHTVNVLERIRQEHPDREIDIVWDGASWHTTHVVRGAGLRLNLNIIQMPAYSPDFMPVEALWRWLREDITYHHCHKTAEDLLKAVNSFTHRINQNPEEIADRLWVKDSLNDEEESMRSVRLSAIP, from the coding sequence ATTGACAGAAATTTAGAAAAAGCTGCTTCTCAGGAATACTCTCCCATCCGCCCTCGCTGGACTTTAAAGTATCTGGTTCAGTGGTGCTGGGATCAATTTCAGGTACGGTGTTGTCGTGAGACCATACGACAAGCACTCAAACGACTGGGATATTCATGGAAGAAAGCCAAAAAACTGCTTAATAAAGCCGATACCGGCAAGCGGGCTGATTTTTTGGAAACATTGAAACCACTGCTATCGAAAGCCATGTTCCAGAAACGCCTACTGGTTTACATTGATGAGGCTCATATACATCAGGAGACGGACATTGGATATGGCTGGTCTCGCAAAGGCGAACGCTTCTGGGTCAGCTCTCACTCGCCAAAACTGGCTGATAAGATTACGTTCTATGGTATTTATTACTACAACCTGGGACAGGTTAGAATCTGGCCTTATCCCTGTGGACGAAAAGAGCACACAGTCAATGTACTGGAACGCATCAGGCAAGAACATCCTGACAGGGAGATTGATATTGTTTGGGATGGTGCCTCCTGGCACACCACTCATGTTGTGAGAGGTGCAGGGCTTCGCCTCAACCTGAATATTATCCAGATGCCGGCGTATAGCCCCGACTTTATGCCTGTGGAAGCACTGTGGCGCTGGTTACGAGAAGATATCACTTATCACCATTGCCACAAAACGGCAGAAGACTTACTTAAGGCAGTCAATAGCTTCACTCACCGTATCAATCAGAACCCTGAAGAAATTGCTGATAGATTATGGGTCAAAGACAGCCTGAATGATGAGGAGGAGTCCATGAGGTCAGTCAGGCTGTCAGCCATTCCATAA
- the prmA gene encoding 50S ribosomal protein L11 methyltransferase: MPWIQIRLDTTSDHAESLEDLLMETGASAVTLQDAKDQPLFEPEPGSTPLWRHTIVIGLFDAHADMDAVTAFLKEHSQLTPFPSYKIEIVEDKDWEREWMTHFHPIQFGSRLWVCPSWKEVPEPDAVNLMLDPGLAFGTGTHPTTALCLEWLEKQETMEGSQVIDYGCGSGILAIASLLLGAENVTGVDLDPQALEATIDNAQRNKIAPERLKVYLPEDFPEVQAEIVVANILAGPLVSLAPRLAGLVKPEGKLALSGILAEQAEEVLHAYSPWFDLEPPVIQDGWVLISGKRK; encoded by the coding sequence ATGCCCTGGATTCAAATTAGACTTGATACCACATCAGACCATGCAGAATCACTGGAAGATCTGTTAATGGAAACAGGCGCCAGCGCCGTAACCCTTCAAGATGCCAAGGATCAGCCTCTATTTGAGCCTGAGCCGGGAAGCACTCCCCTGTGGCGTCACACCATTGTGATTGGCCTTTTTGATGCCCATGCTGACATGGACGCTGTTACAGCATTCCTCAAGGAGCATTCACAACTAACCCCATTCCCATCCTATAAAATTGAGATTGTTGAGGATAAGGACTGGGAAAGAGAATGGATGACACACTTCCACCCTATCCAGTTCGGCTCCAGACTCTGGGTTTGCCCCAGCTGGAAAGAAGTCCCCGAACCGGATGCCGTCAACCTAATGCTTGATCCGGGCCTGGCTTTTGGTACCGGAACCCATCCAACAACCGCCCTATGCCTTGAATGGCTGGAAAAGCAGGAGACTATGGAGGGTTCTCAGGTTATTGACTATGGCTGCGGCTCCGGCATTCTAGCCATCGCCTCCCTCCTGCTGGGTGCAGAAAACGTAACAGGCGTAGATCTGGATCCTCAGGCCCTTGAAGCCACCATTGACAATGCCCAGCGCAATAAAATCGCCCCGGAACGACTGAAGGTTTATTTGCCTGAGGATTTTCCGGAGGTTCAGGCAGAAATTGTCGTTGCCAATATTCTGGCTGGTCCCCTGGTTAGCCTTGCCCCCCGACTTGCAGGACTGGTAAAACCGGAAGGAAAGCTGGCCCTTTCCGGCATTCTTGCCGAACAGGCCGAAGAAGTACTTCATGCGTATAGCCCCTGGTTTGACTTGGAGCCTCCGGTCATTCAGGATGGATGGGTATTAATTTCAGGTAAGCGGAAATAG